From the genome of Sulfurihydrogenibium subterraneum DSM 15120, one region includes:
- a CDS encoding lysophospholipid acyltransferase family protein has product MKYIRFLYRAGIFLVLTFLFFLSSTFIYFFTVDKRKRLHKLIKNSNFYRDLALKLFNIKVYINNFNLNPEESYIITPNHLSYLDILILKNSDKNLFVSTYEVKNTFLFGKIAEYGGSVFIDRQSKNGIKREIEMLKEVLEKGFNLVIFLEGTTSNGETVLPFKSSFVELAFQIGVKIAPTCIKYKAVNREKLNEKNRDLIYYYGDMKLFNHVFNFLLNVKSVEVEVVFLKPINPKDFKDRKELSKYLHSEILRCYTN; this is encoded by the coding sequence GTGAAATACATTAGATTTTTATACAGAGCTGGCATTTTTTTAGTCCTAACTTTTTTATTTTTTTTATCTTCAACCTTTATCTACTTTTTTACCGTAGATAAGAGAAAAAGATTACATAAACTTATAAAAAATAGCAACTTTTACAGAGACTTAGCTTTAAAACTTTTTAATATAAAAGTTTACATAAATAACTTTAACCTAAATCCTGAAGAAAGCTACATAATTACGCCAAACCATCTATCTTATTTAGACATTCTTATTTTAAAAAACAGTGATAAAAATCTTTTTGTGTCAACTTATGAAGTAAAAAACACCTTTTTATTTGGAAAGATAGCAGAGTATGGAGGAAGTGTATTTATAGATAGACAATCTAAAAATGGTATAAAACGAGAAATAGAAATGTTAAAAGAGGTGTTAGAAAAAGGTTTTAACTTAGTTATATTCTTAGAAGGAACTACTTCAAACGGTGAGACTGTTTTACCTTTTAAATCATCATTTGTAGAGTTAGCTTTTCAAATTGGAGTAAAAATAGCTCCTACTTGTATAAAGTATAAGGCTGTAAATAGAGAAAAATTAAATGAAAAAAACAGAGACCTTATCTATTACTACGGAGATATGAAACTTTTTAATCACGTTTTTAACTTTTTACTAAACGTTAAAAGTGTTGAAGTTGAGGTTGTGTTTTTAAAACCGATAAATCCTAAAGATTTTAAAGACAGAAAAGAACTTTCAAAATACTTACACTCAGAAATATTAAGATGCTATACAAACTAA
- a CDS encoding dynamin family protein: MIDLNYYNREKSKVIENVNNYIIRLKKGKEILSSVNLPINFDEFTEKLDGIVKSLIDDKVRVSVIAEVSNGKSTFLNALIFKNIILDARIGETTARLYHISYGDEYAVKYKNLEKKFNSLEEIKEFIKQLNKETLEKAEESREGGKVLNISEDELSVFIYIPLEHLRVGIEVIDTPGFGTLNEELMMKFITSAIHSSDAVITILDISQGIKKSESEKFSKLLSMIRPDKRYIVFNKVDSYEDEVENFDYVSRDVINNMNRILEKQGYDQKIDVNQLFYVSAKLALQGFIKQAKAETLDEGAKKYKELFEEFEKEFWNDVINYKQKEFLSDKISSFERLKDSINKEINSIYKNLKNRLLQIKAEKDKILRSQYEISSMSSKLQGKANNCINYLKSIKLSADEVISDIEEEILQKSKVIDYIEENYGFLSSLTKKGEIEEEIKCRLKNVDIKSILKSNLKKYYGDIFERIRFHVQDYNESAYEFNSKLEKMGIEKFRFPVVEYKESEEGQEKQISTQFEIKRSGVLAPALGGYLTGALIGGLIEQLVLGTVIGAAGFVAVSILIPIFISKDVKKKKEELKQKIREGVRNSLYDIKVEINKLNNTLEDYIDDIRRKVIEVEFINSEIIKALEKSDLDEEIKKIENQLDTLKNIANVLEIKILAEV, from the coding sequence ATGATTGACTTAAACTACTATAACAGAGAAAAATCTAAGGTAATAGAAAATGTAAATAATTACATAATTAGATTAAAGAAAGGTAAGGAAATTTTAAGCTCTGTAAATTTACCTATAAATTTTGATGAATTTACGGAAAAATTAGATGGAATTGTAAAATCCTTAATAGATGATAAAGTAAGAGTTTCTGTAATAGCAGAAGTTTCAAATGGTAAATCTACATTCCTAAATGCACTTATATTTAAGAACATTATTCTTGATGCAAGGATTGGAGAAACAACAGCAAGGCTTTATCATATTTCTTACGGTGATGAATATGCAGTAAAATACAAAAATTTAGAAAAAAAATTTAACAGTTTAGAAGAAATAAAAGAATTTATAAAGCAATTAAACAAAGAAACATTAGAAAAAGCAGAAGAAAGTAGAGAGGGAGGAAAAGTTTTAAATATTTCAGAAGATGAGTTAAGCGTGTTTATTTACATACCTTTGGAACATTTGAGAGTTGGAATAGAGGTTATTGACACACCCGGGTTTGGAACGCTAAATGAAGAATTAATGATGAAATTTATTACAAGTGCTATTCATTCAAGTGATGCTGTTATAACTATACTTGATATAAGTCAAGGAATTAAGAAAAGTGAAAGCGAGAAATTTTCAAAGCTATTGTCCATGATAAGGCCTGACAAAAGGTATATTGTTTTTAATAAGGTAGATTCATATGAAGATGAGGTAGAAAATTTTGATTATGTTAGTAGAGATGTTATAAACAATATGAACAGGATTTTAGAAAAGCAAGGATATGACCAAAAAATTGATGTAAATCAATTGTTTTATGTTTCAGCTAAATTAGCACTGCAAGGCTTTATTAAGCAAGCAAAAGCTGAAACTTTAGATGAGGGAGCTAAAAAATATAAGGAGTTATTCGAGGAGTTTGAAAAAGAGTTCTGGAACGATGTTATAAATTACAAACAAAAAGAATTTTTATCTGATAAAATCTCTTCCTTTGAAAGATTAAAAGACTCTATAAATAAAGAAATTAATAGTATTTACAAAAATTTAAAGAATAGATTATTACAAATAAAAGCTGAGAAAGATAAGATATTAAGATCACAATATGAAATAAGTTCAATGTCGTCAAAGCTTCAAGGAAAAGCTAACAATTGTATAAACTATTTAAAAAGTATTAAATTAAGTGCTGATGAAGTTATTTCTGATATTGAAGAGGAAATTTTACAAAAATCAAAAGTTATTGATTACATTGAAGAAAATTATGGTTTTTTGTCTTCACTTACTAAAAAAGGTGAAATAGAAGAAGAAATAAAGTGTAGATTAAAAAATGTAGATATAAAAAGTATTTTAAAGAGTAATCTCAAAAAATATTATGGTGATATTTTTGAAAGGATAAGATTCCATGTCCAGGATTATAATGAAAGTGCTTATGAGTTTAATTCTAAACTTGAAAAAATGGGAATAGAAAAATTTAGATTTCCCGTCGTAGAATACAAAGAATCTGAAGAAGGACAAGAAAAACAAATTTCAACTCAGTTTGAAATTAAAAGGAGCGGTGTTTTAGCTCCTGCATTAGGAGGATATCTGACAGGAGCCCTTATTGGTGGTTTAATTGAGCAATTAGTCTTAGGAACAGTTATTGGTGCAGCAGGGTTTGTTGCAGTTTCAATACTTATACCAATTTTTATCTCAAAAGATGTGAAAAAGAAAAAAGAAGAATTAAAACAAAAAATCAGAGAAGGAGTTCGTAATAGTCTTTATGATATAAAGGTAGAAATTAATAAACTAAATAATACTTTAGAAGACTATATAGACGATATTAGAAGAAAAGTTATCGAAGTTGAATTTATTAATTCAGAAATAATAAAAGCCCTTGAAAAAAGTGATTTAGACGAAGAGATAAAAAAGATAGAAAATCAATTAGATACATTAAAAAACATAGCTAATGTTTTAGAAATAAAAATCTTAGCGGAGGTTTAA
- a CDS encoding dynamin family protein has translation MEQELKVLRNNILFLRNEYLEKLCDVAIDVIKRDKIEVIFVGKLSTGKSTIMNALLDRNIMPTGIGTITKSINTVIKSDEDKIEVIYKDGNSEVYQLNEKSFELINGKANIKAVNVYLKDFPFSSVIFVDTPGIDELQENLENLTLSRIPTADAVVFVLDISKGLTKKDKEFFNDYIIKFLRDKIFIVFNKLDLVKDEVDEEQIQNVKKDLEGFTVFVFSAKEKDKDFFAFKNQLFNYLSETSKSQIIKSRINSIIKAIEEVSKKQLNSLIENKQKTKEELQSKLSELKMKKAELDNTLNDLRKKVEVEILDIINNKIVPLIDNKRIEVITKVKNMDPDNLKTYLSVNLRNEIQSLIVSIKENLNKSKFDFNIAELSGIGSTSSFTSFILSSIDILGKILDPLLKRFNLPDLTDVIQDLIKTLAMSNIEDDINKIFDKIKENIIYSIESSKDYYFEELKLREHANLDSEIVSTEKSIEFIGKDKEEIENELKFYESKIKVIEDTVNNIRSILESKVI, from the coding sequence ATGGAGCAGGAACTTAAAGTTTTAAGAAATAATATATTGTTTTTAAGAAATGAATACCTTGAAAAACTTTGTGATGTTGCAATTGATGTTATAAAAAGGGATAAAATAGAAGTCATTTTTGTTGGTAAATTATCAACTGGAAAAAGTACGATAATGAATGCTCTCCTTGACAGAAACATTATGCCAACAGGGATTGGAACTATTACAAAATCTATAAACACAGTTATAAAATCTGATGAAGACAAAATCGAAGTTATTTATAAAGATGGAAACTCTGAGGTTTATCAACTTAATGAAAAAAGTTTTGAACTTATAAACGGAAAAGCCAATATAAAAGCCGTAAATGTTTATCTTAAAGACTTTCCTTTTTCAAGTGTAATATTTGTAGATACACCCGGAATTGATGAGCTACAAGAAAACTTGGAAAACTTAACTCTATCAAGAATCCCTACAGCTGACGCCGTAGTATTCGTTTTAGATATATCAAAAGGTTTAACAAAAAAAGATAAAGAGTTTTTTAATGATTATATTATTAAGTTTTTGAGAGATAAAATTTTTATTGTCTTTAATAAGCTTGATTTAGTTAAAGATGAAGTTGATGAAGAACAAATCCAAAATGTAAAAAAGGATTTAGAAGGATTTACAGTGTTTGTATTTTCTGCAAAAGAGAAAGATAAAGACTTTTTTGCTTTTAAAAATCAATTATTTAACTATCTTTCAGAAACTAGTAAATCCCAAATCATAAAATCAAGGATAAACTCAATTATAAAAGCGATTGAAGAAGTTTCTAAAAAACAGTTAAACTCACTAATTGAAAATAAACAAAAAACAAAAGAAGAGCTTCAATCAAAATTATCTGAATTAAAAATGAAGAAAGCTGAGCTTGACAATACATTAAATGATTTGAGGAAGAAGGTAGAAGTAGAAATTTTAGATATTATAAATAACAAAATTGTCCCACTTATTGATAATAAAAGAATAGAAGTTATTACAAAAGTAAAAAACATGGATCCAGATAATCTAAAAACTTATTTATCAGTGAATTTAAGAAATGAAATTCAATCACTTATAGTGAGCATAAAAGAAAATCTAAATAAGTCAAAATTTGACTTTAACATCGCAGAACTTTCTGGAATAGGGTCTACTTCATCCTTTACATCTTTTATCTTATCGTCGATAGACATTTTAGGAAAGATACTTGACCCATTACTAAAAAGATTCAATCTTCCAGACTTAACTGATGTTATTCAAGATTTGATTAAAACATTAGCTATGAGTAATATTGAAGACGATATAAATAAAATTTTTGACAAAATTAAAGAAAATATCATTTATTCTATAGAAAGCTCTAAAGACTATTACTTTGAGGAGTTAAAACTTAGAGAACATGCTAATTTAGATAGTGAAATTGTTTCGACCGAGAAAAGTATTGAATTTATTGGAAAAGATAAAGAAGAAATTGAAAATGAACTAAAATTTTATGAAAGTAAGATAAAGGTTATAGAAGACACTGTAAATAACATAAGGAGTATTCTTGAAAGTAAAGTTATTTAG
- a CDS encoding glycosyltransferase — protein MIKVDLHLHSEASNKPGGYFSQKLKISESYVKPIKLYNTLKERGMTLITITDHDTIDGCLEIAHLPDTFISEEITTYFPEDRCKVHIIAIDINEKQHKDIQHLRGNIYELVDYLQKNNIVHILAHPLYNMDGKLKREHIEKFALLFDNWEILNGTRSKTSAYITKKIAKSFTQEKLEELANKHNIFKRTRDYISFTGGSDDHGGMDIGTGYTVAEGNTLEDLKQAILSGKTYYEGDYGNPKKLTHMVMNIGKEGIKRSYSLGNLGYLLDNLFDPKPQSSSILDQILGRNSASVFIENVIKFKGDISKDNHENIFNFFSNLLPYTLNQIRNQKSFDFDKISMYLGKALIFSSVYLVYLSVYKQRAEEKHTSINFHKEFFGNGHSEGKVAYLTDTFFEINGVSRTTQKLFKLVQEEGYNVKFLISHKKKFDSNYIKNFEPLLTFDLPEYEDIPINIPNLLEVLDYIESENFDVIYSATPGVMGIYGLIISKILNIPFVSAYHTDFPEYVYRYTQDHTIANLSASLIKLFYNSADRVLVPSNEYYKKLKELGIDENKMVVFKRGVNTKKFNPSYRDKNFWKNYIKDYNNQFVVLYAGRVSKEKDLDVFIEVYERMKNNPKVKFVIVGDGPYKKELWETYSGKIAFTGFLEGENLAKAYASADFFLFPSTTDTFGNVVLEAMASGLIPLLSDKGGAKENIVDEITGFIVKDNNPDEYKIILERLINNENLRNSIKKNILQYIQNFDERELLIEMLKLLSLGKLSKINQEVFV, from the coding sequence ATGATAAAGGTAGACCTACATTTACATTCTGAAGCATCAAATAAACCAGGAGGGTATTTCTCTCAAAAACTAAAAATAAGTGAGAGCTACGTCAAACCTATAAAACTATATAACACCTTGAAAGAGAGAGGAATGACACTTATAACCATCACAGACCACGATACGATAGACGGTTGCCTTGAAATAGCACATCTTCCTGATACATTTATATCAGAAGAGATAACCACTTACTTTCCAGAAGATAGATGTAAAGTCCACATTATAGCAATAGACATAAACGAAAAACAGCATAAAGACATACAGCATCTAAGGGGAAACATTTACGAATTGGTTGATTATCTACAAAAAAATAACATAGTTCACATATTAGCCCATCCTCTATACAATATGGACGGAAAGCTAAAAAGAGAACATATAGAAAAATTTGCACTTTTGTTTGATAACTGGGAGATACTCAACGGAACAAGGTCTAAAACGTCAGCTTACATCACAAAAAAAATAGCAAAATCTTTTACACAGGAAAAATTAGAAGAGTTAGCAAATAAACACAACATTTTCAAAAGAACCAGAGATTACATCAGCTTCACTGGAGGGTCAGATGACCACGGAGGTATGGACATAGGAACAGGCTACACAGTAGCGGAAGGAAATACTTTAGAAGATTTAAAGCAGGCAATACTATCAGGAAAAACGTATTACGAGGGAGATTACGGTAACCCAAAAAAATTAACTCACATGGTAATGAACATAGGGAAAGAAGGTATTAAAAGAAGTTATAGTTTAGGCAACTTAGGTTATTTACTTGATAACCTTTTTGACCCAAAGCCACAATCATCTTCAATATTAGACCAAATTTTAGGTAGAAACTCTGCATCTGTATTTATAGAAAACGTTATAAAGTTTAAAGGAGATATAAGTAAAGACAATCACGAAAATATATTCAACTTTTTCTCAAATTTACTACCATACACCTTAAATCAGATAAGAAATCAAAAGAGCTTTGATTTTGATAAAATCAGTATGTATTTAGGTAAAGCTTTAATCTTTTCAAGTGTGTACTTGGTTTATCTTTCTGTTTACAAACAGAGAGCTGAAGAAAAACACACTTCCATTAACTTTCATAAAGAGTTTTTTGGAAATGGACACTCAGAAGGTAAAGTAGCCTACCTAACCGATACCTTTTTTGAAATTAACGGTGTGTCAAGGACTACTCAAAAACTTTTCAAGTTAGTTCAAGAAGAGGGTTATAACGTTAAGTTTTTAATATCTCACAAAAAAAAGTTTGATAGTAATTACATAAAAAACTTTGAGCCTCTCTTAACTTTTGACCTGCCAGAGTATGAAGATATTCCTATAAATATACCAAACCTTCTTGAAGTTTTAGACTACATAGAATCAGAAAACTTTGACGTTATATACAGTGCAACACCCGGAGTAATGGGAATATACGGGCTAATAATATCAAAAATTTTAAACATTCCTTTTGTAAGTGCTTATCACACAGATTTTCCAGAGTACGTTTACAGATACACCCAAGACCATACAATAGCTAATTTATCTGCTTCATTAATAAAACTATTTTACAACTCTGCAGACAGAGTGTTAGTTCCTTCAAATGAATACTACAAAAAACTTAAAGAGTTAGGTATAGATGAGAATAAAATGGTTGTATTTAAAAGAGGAGTAAACACTAAAAAGTTTAACCCTTCTTATAGAGACAAAAATTTCTGGAAAAATTACATAAAAGATTACAACAACCAGTTTGTAGTGTTATATGCAGGAAGAGTATCTAAAGAAAAAGATTTAGACGTATTTATAGAAGTTTACGAAAGAATGAAAAACAATCCAAAGGTTAAATTTGTAATAGTTGGAGATGGACCGTATAAAAAGGAGCTCTGGGAGACTTACTCAGGTAAAATAGCTTTTACAGGGTTTTTAGAAGGTGAAAACTTAGCTAAAGCTTACGCAAGTGCAGACTTTTTCTTATTCCCAAGTACAACTGACACATTTGGCAACGTCGTTTTAGAAGCTATGGCAAGCGGACTTATACCACTTTTATCAGATAAAGGTGGGGCTAAAGAAAACATCGTAGATGAAATAACAGGTTTTATTGTAAAGGACAACAATCCAGATGAGTACAAAATTATTTTAGAAAGACTGATAAACAATGAAAATCTCAGAAACAGCATTAAGAAAAACATTTTACAGTACATCCAAAACTTTGACGAGAGGGAGCTTCTTATAGAGATGTTAAAACTGTTATCCCTTGGAAAACTTTCAAAAATAAATCAGGAGGTATTTGTATGA
- a CDS encoding GNAT family N-acetyltransferase, which translates to MIAINKIKKVKNIPINFYKYKIKNLKSKVNIHIETNSYIVKTAQTKNELLDLLKLRFEVFLEGKKKLIPIDFDEFDLLADHIIIIDKKTGKPIGTYRLISSLFSNKFYSETEFYIDNIKKLNGNILEMGRAAIKKDHRNGITIALLWKGIADYVKQTDSKYLFGCSSVYITDPVEAAYLYLHLRKNYFNENLLCEVKPDYVMPKFDKYLNFLQQLNPDLEKAKDLIPSLLKAYLNAGSSVCSYPALDREFQCIDFLTVLNTDNLTKTFERKYKKSEIH; encoded by the coding sequence ATGATAGCTATAAATAAGATAAAAAAAGTTAAAAACATACCTATAAACTTTTATAAGTACAAAATAAAAAATTTAAAAAGTAAAGTAAACATACACATAGAAACAAACTCCTACATTGTAAAGACAGCTCAAACAAAAAACGAGCTTTTAGATTTACTAAAACTTAGGTTTGAAGTATTTTTAGAAGGTAAGAAAAAACTTATTCCTATAGACTTTGACGAGTTCGACCTTTTAGCAGACCACATAATAATTATTGACAAAAAAACAGGTAAACCAATAGGTACTTATAGATTAATATCTTCTCTTTTTTCTAACAAGTTTTACTCAGAAACAGAGTTTTACATAGACAACATAAAAAAGTTAAACGGAAATATTTTAGAGATGGGTAGAGCTGCAATAAAGAAAGACCATAGAAACGGTATCACAATTGCACTTTTATGGAAAGGTATAGCTGATTACGTAAAACAAACAGACTCTAAATATCTATTTGGTTGTTCGAGTGTTTACATAACAGACCCAGTAGAAGCTGCGTATCTATACTTACATCTTAGAAAAAACTATTTTAACGAAAATCTACTCTGTGAAGTAAAGCCCGATTATGTCATGCCAAAGTTTGACAAATATTTAAACTTTTTACAACAGCTGAATCCAGACTTAGAAAAAGCAAAAGACTTAATTCCATCACTTTTAAAAGCATACCTAAATGCAGGATCTTCTGTGTGTAGTTATCCTGCATTAGATAGAGAGTTTCAGTGTATTGATTTTCTAACAGTTTTAAACACAGATAATTTGACAAAAACTTTTGAAAGAAAGTATAAAAAAAGTGAAATACATTAG
- a CDS encoding dynamin family protein — protein MIEKLLEKLEEKTDKIKQKKEYFMIKPTVCVVGKMSAGKSSFLNLLLGKEIFLSRLGETTKSITKIELCDNKLLVSELNKTDFKIKEKISISSIYSEFLSFLNIVDVPGYDASYDEEIKAYLKDGEYDIVLYILDISKGLTKKDKEFLELLQEKEPYVLFILNKIDLSADEDKEDTKDHLNKIKNDIEKIYPKRKILGYVPSSATKFRKNKELVKFLQDIIIIASYVSTFKSNLNIIRNGTIEAINKNMVKVKERDKYYTNFYLNKLYDELYKISNFDIITDSKNVIEKLIENLNFELQNEISKDMETIKKAFNEVINNVRKFINDMSISYIEILNLDLDYDFGQEYLVSDFSRFTIGQTDYSEEILDEIFNGIMVSIGGGILARLALGALIPGIGTLVFLGSLVYTFMNLGKKADEIRSKVYNEVSYRLPSIITSSWESVCGDIEKNFIEQIDSITKSKDIDEFLNKLISGAYNMNEELSSVIIDNMDKLCK, from the coding sequence ATGATAGAAAAACTTCTTGAAAAACTTGAGGAAAAAACAGACAAAATAAAACAAAAGAAAGAATATTTTATGATAAAACCTACTGTGTGTGTTGTTGGTAAAATGTCAGCTGGTAAATCTTCATTTTTAAATTTATTATTAGGTAAAGAAATATTTCTATCTAGATTGGGAGAGACTACTAAAAGTATAACAAAAATTGAGTTATGCGATAATAAATTATTAGTATCAGAATTGAATAAAACGGATTTTAAAATTAAAGAAAAAATTTCAATTTCATCGATTTATTCTGAATTTTTATCGTTTCTAAACATAGTAGATGTTCCTGGTTATGACGCAAGCTACGATGAAGAGATTAAAGCTTACCTTAAAGATGGAGAATACGATATAGTCTTATACATACTTGACATATCAAAAGGTTTAACAAAAAAAGATAAAGAGTTTTTAGAACTTTTGCAAGAAAAAGAACCTTATGTTTTATTCATTTTAAATAAAATAGATTTATCCGCAGATGAAGATAAAGAAGATACCAAAGACCACTTAAACAAAATAAAAAATGATATAGAAAAAATATATCCGAAGAGAAAAATTTTAGGTTATGTTCCATCTTCAGCCACAAAATTTAGGAAAAATAAAGAATTAGTTAAATTTTTACAAGATATTATTATAATTGCTTCTTATGTTTCTACATTTAAGAGTAATTTAAACATAATAAGGAATGGAACTATAGAAGCCATTAACAAAAATATGGTTAAAGTTAAAGAAAGGGACAAATATTACACAAATTTTTATCTCAATAAATTATACGATGAACTTTATAAAATCTCAAATTTTGACATTATAACTGATAGTAAGAATGTTATTGAAAAGCTGATAGAAAATTTAAACTTTGAACTGCAAAACGAAATAAGTAAAGATATGGAAACAATAAAGAAGGCTTTTAATGAGGTAATTAATAATGTTAGAAAATTCATAAACGATATGTCAATTTCCTATATTGAAATTTTAAATTTAGATTTAGATTATGATTTTGGGCAAGAATATTTAGTCTCAGATTTTTCAAGATTTACTATAGGACAAACTGATTATTCTGAAGAAATCTTAGATGAGATTTTCAATGGAATTATGGTTTCTATAGGTGGAGGAATACTTGCAAGACTTGCTTTAGGAGCTCTTATTCCAGGTATAGGAACACTTGTTTTCTTAGGGTCGTTAGTTTATACATTTATGAATTTAGGCAAAAAAGCCGATGAAATAAGAAGTAAAGTTTATAATGAAGTTTCATACAGATTACCGTCAATTATAACAAGTAGTTGGGAAAGTGTGTGTGGAGATATTGAGAAAAACTTCATAGAACAAATAGACTCTATAACCAAAAGTAAAGATATTGATGAGTTTCTCAATAAACTGATTTCTGGAGCTTACAATATGAATGAAGAACTTTCAAGCGTTATTATAGATAACATGGATAAACTTTGTAAATAG
- a CDS encoding ribonuclease H-like YkuK family protein yields MKKFDFDEIKRYIAKTSQETSIYVGCDSKQFQTYTLFVTVIVVHIDSCRGAKIFSEVQKTRKIESLRERLLKEVDLSVYAALNILEVIENRTLEIHLDINPSEKHKSSMVVKEAISYVMAQGLKPVLKPNSIAAFSVADYIVNHC; encoded by the coding sequence ATGAAAAAGTTTGATTTTGATGAAATTAAACGATACATAGCAAAAACTTCCCAAGAAACGTCTATTTATGTAGGGTGTGATTCTAAGCAATTCCAAACTTACACGCTTTTTGTTACAGTGATAGTTGTCCATATAGACTCTTGTAGAGGAGCGAAGATATTCTCAGAGGTTCAAAAAACACGAAAGATAGAATCTCTAAGAGAAAGACTTTTAAAGGAAGTAGACCTTTCTGTTTATGCAGCGTTAAACATTTTGGAAGTAATAGAAAACAGGACTTTAGAAATTCATCTTGACATAAATCCTAGTGAAAAACATAAATCAAGTATGGTTGTAAAAGAGGCTATAAGTTATGTTATGGCTCAAGGATTAAAACCTGTTTTAAAACCAAATTCAATTGCTGCTTTTTCCGTTGCAGATTATATAGTTAACCACTGTTAA
- a CDS encoding polysaccharide deacetylase family protein — translation MLYKLNVSIHDITKSNLEMIEELLEFLNNLGVENLTFLLIPFYHEKGSLFEIKQWLYENIKDNEVVLHGYTHKSGKFYSYKDLLTNQEGEFAYYQDTEERIKKGLEMLKSLGYNPEGFIPPAWLMKKSDFQLLKKYGFKFTTDRRFVYDLENNKKILSPVLSFGSRGFIETLSVISFKRHFSILKLLNPVVIRIALHPVDVLNKKKLKLVKDILDSHDFEFIFLKDTLNFIKN, via the coding sequence ATGCTATACAAACTAAACGTGTCTATCCACGATATAACCAAATCAAACCTTGAAATGATTGAAGAGTTGTTAGAGTTTTTAAACAATTTAGGTGTAGAAAATTTAACTTTTTTACTTATACCTTTTTATCACGAAAAAGGCAGTTTATTTGAGATAAAACAGTGGTTATATGAAAATATAAAAGATAACGAAGTTGTCCTTCACGGATACACACATAAATCTGGAAAGTTTTATAGCTATAAAGACCTGCTTACAAACCAAGAGGGAGAGTTTGCTTACTATCAAGATACTGAAGAAAGAATAAAAAAAGGTTTAGAGATGTTAAAAAGTTTAGGATACAACCCAGAAGGCTTTATACCACCTGCTTGGCTTATGAAAAAATCAGATTTTCAACTGCTAAAAAAATACGGCTTTAAATTTACTACAGACAGAAGGTTCGTATATGACTTAGAAAACAATAAAAAGATACTATCCCCTGTTTTATCTTTTGGTTCAAGGGGTTTTATAGAAACCTTGTCAGTTATTTCATTTAAAAGACATTTTTCTATCCTAAAACTTTTAAATCCTGTAGTTATCAGAATAGCACTACACCCAGTAGATGTCCTTAATAAAAAGAAGCTGAAACTTGTAAAGGACATTTTAGACAGTCATGATTTTGAATTTATCTTCTTAAAAGATACTTTAAATTTTATCAAAAATTAA